The window AGCCCGACGACGGCCACATCCACGAGTGGACGATCCGAGTCGTTGATGCCGACCACGTCGAGGAGAGGTGGACCTACTGGGAGGGCGGAAAGGAGGAGCACGCCACGTCCTTCACGATGACCCGCCGATCCGCCAAATGACCATGATCAACGTCCGGCGCACTTGGATCGCTGTCGCCATCGCTCTGGCCACCGTGCTTCCAAATGCCGCAGAGGAGCAGGCGAGTCCGTTGGTCACCGACGTTGGCATCGATCGCAGCGCGCTGCCGGCGGCGGTCGACACCGTCGACGGGGTGACGCCGCTGTTCCGGGACGGGCGAGTCTTCATCGCGGGCCAGCCTTCCCAGGGAGCGCTCACCACGCTTCACGGCCTCGGCGTGACCGCGGTCGTGAACCTGCGGACGCCGGCCGAGATGGAGGACCGCCAGCGCGTGCCGTACGACGAGGCGGCAGCTGTGGCCGCACTCGGCATGGAGTATGTCCGGATCCCGTTGGGAGGCGACGAACATCCGTACACTCCCGAGGCGGTGGACCGGCTCGCCGAGGTTCTGACTGACCACCGGGGGCCGGTGCTCGTGCACTGCACGGTGGGGTGGCGAGCCTCGTACCTGTGGGTCGCCTACCTGATCCGCGAGCAGGGCTTCGTGCTCGCCGACGCGCTCGCGCGCGGGAAGGCGATGGCGCTGTCGCCGGATCCCCTTGAGGGGCTCCTGGGCCGTCCCCTGGTCGTTGTCTACGACGGCGAACCGAGCCCCTGAGGGGCGCTCCGGGGATCGTTGCCTGGAGCGAGCGGGCGGTCGACCCGGTGCGGAGACGGCCGTCGGCACGATGGGCACAGCGGCTGCTCGCGTGACCCCCACGCGCGCGCCGCGTCCTCATCGGGCACGTCGAGGAGGAAGGCGGTCCTCAGGAGGTCCGGCAGGGACGCGTCGGCGACCTCCCGCACCGTCTCGTCACCTGGCTGGCGAACCGTGTAGCCGCGACCGCGCAGGATGTGCCTCGATTCCGGCGTCGACCTCTGGACGGTCAACGTGCGCACGAAGGGCGACAGCGGGTGGGTCGAGGTGAAGTGATTGGCGACCTCGAAGTCCACCGCCAGCGCCGGAACGGTCTTGAACCCGTAGAGGCTGCGTGGCGAGCCGTCGCGGAGCACCCGCAGGATGAGAGTGCCGTCCGGCCGCTGCTCGACGCGGTAGGTGCCGCCCGGCTGCACGCTCGGCTCGCCGTCGAGCGGAACCGGTAGCAGGGGCCCGTCGGCGCCGAACCCGACATCGGCAAGCCACGCCCTGCCGTCGACCTCGGCGCGAAGCAGCATGTGGGTGCGGGGGGTGGAGGCGTCACCGCCCGCGGGCCGCACGCGCGCCTCCAGGGTCTCGACCGTGAAGCCGATCGACCGCAGCACCGCGGCGAACAGCGTGTTCTGCTCGAAGCAGTAGCCGCCGCGCCGGCCGGTCACCAGCTTGGCCTGGAGCGCATCCAGGTCGAGGGACACCGGGCGGCCGAGGCGCACGTCGAGGTTCTCGAACGGGATCCGGCCGAGGTGAGCCAGGTGCAGCCCCTCGAGCGTGGCCAGGTCGGGCGCCGGCGCCCCGGCGAAGCCGATGCGCGCGAGGTACGCGGCCAGGTCGATGTGGTCGGGCGGGCTCATGCAGCCGCTGCAACCTGTGGCGGTGGGGCCGATATTCCACGGCCTGCGAGCGGTCAGTCGAGCGACAGGCCGAGGTAGCGGAAGGCCGCTGCGCAGGTCGGACAGCGGCGGGCGTGGCGTCGCCAGCTGCGGACGTAGCGCGACCGCGGCCCGGACATCGCCAGCAGGGACACGCTGGCGTGGCCGCCCTGCTCGCGGCCGGGCGGGACACGCCGGTGGCGGAGCACGAACACCGGGTCCGC of the Thermoanaerobaculales bacterium genome contains:
- a CDS encoding sulfur transferase domain-containing protein yields the protein MTMINVRRTWIAVAIALATVLPNAAEEQASPLVTDVGIDRSALPAAVDTVDGVTPLFRDGRVFIAGQPSQGALTTLHGLGVTAVVNLRTPAEMEDRQRVPYDEAAAVAALGMEYVRIPLGGDEHPYTPEAVDRLAEVLTDHRGPVLVHCTVGWRASYLWVAYLIREQGFVLADALARGKAMALSPDPLEGLLGRPLVVVYDGEPSP
- a CDS encoding arylamine N-acetyltransferase, with the protein product MSPPDHIDLAAYLARIGFAGAPAPDLATLEGLHLAHLGRIPFENLDVRLGRPVSLDLDALQAKLVTGRRGGYCFEQNTLFAAVLRSIGFTVETLEARVRPAGGDASTPRTHMLLRAEVDGRAWLADVGFGADGPLLPVPLDGEPSVQPGGTYRVEQRPDGTLILRVLRDGSPRSLYGFKTVPALAVDFEVANHFTSTHPLSPFVRTLTVQRSTPESRHILRGRGYTVRQPGDETVREVADASLPDLLRTAFLLDVPDEDAARAWGSREQPLCPSCRRPSPHRVDRPLAPGNDPRSAPQGLGSPS